The segment AAAAGGGGGATATTTGGTGTGATATCTATTTGAGAATGACATTATGCGAAGGCTTTTTCATTAAGTTGCTCTACAATTAATTTAATTCAGCGAAATTTAACTATTTGGCGTAAATATAGGTAAATCTTTAGCAATTACCCCCGCTTCGCTCTAGAATTGGGCATTAATATGTTTTTGGGTATTAACAAAAGGGATCTTGAATGTTGAAACGAATTTTTGTGCCATTATTGGCAATCTGTGCAATGAGCACAACTTCTCTTGCATTAGCCGCGGGTGAAACTTACGTCAAATTAGTCACCTCTGCAGGTAATATTGAATTAGAACTCAATAGTAAAAAAGCCCCTGTTAGTACTGAAAACTTCCTGCAATATGTTAATGAAGGCTATTACAACGGAACAACCTTCCATCGTGTTATTCCTGGATTCATGATCCAAGGCGGCGGCTTTAATAAAGAATTGCAGCAAAAACAAACTCGTGCACCAATCGCTAACGAAGCTGATAATGGTTTACGTAATTTACGTGGCACTATTTCAATGGCTCGTAGCGCAAATAAAGACAGTGCAACCAGCCAATTCTTTATTAATGTTGCTGATAATGCGTTTTTAGATCACGGCCAACGTGATTTCGGCTATGCCGTATTTGGTAAAGTCGTTAAAGGAATGGATGTTGCAGACAAAATTTCTAAAGTGAAAACAGAGAACGTCGGTCCATATCAAAATGTTCCTGTTGAACCTATTACGATTATTTCTGCGGAAGTGATTAAAAAGCCTTAATACTGTTTGCTGTAATATCGTCTAATAGAGAGGGTGATTCTTGTTAATCATCCTCTTATCATAAAGCCTTTCTTTGCATTTTTTCTTAAATTATTTCCATTATAGGTCATCCCAACTCACTTCTATTTCATCATCACTCATGCGTTTGATTGTTTTTTTATTAGTATGATTGTTTCTATTTTACTCCATTGTATTTAAAGTATTTATTATCAAATTTTGAATGTTGTTATATTCTTGTGAATATAATCCCATGATTTTTATATGGAAATTTTGTACTGAAAGTGGGTTACTTGACGTAAATAGGCTATTTTCCTGTCTTGGCTGTGCTATGATAGCCGCCCTTTGTGATAATTTATGGTTTTTGGGACGCGTTCTAATTGCTAACCACCACGAATTATGCATAAACAAAAAAACTTATAATGATAAAAATCAGTCGGATAGGCTACTATGCTTTTACTTATTGATAATTACGATTCATTTACATACAACTTATACCAATATTTCTGCGAACTAGGGGCGGAAGTGCTGG is part of the Providencia zhijiangensis genome and harbors:
- the ppiA gene encoding peptidylprolyl isomerase A; translated protein: MLKRIFVPLLAICAMSTTSLALAAGETYVKLVTSAGNIELELNSKKAPVSTENFLQYVNEGYYNGTTFHRVIPGFMIQGGGFNKELQQKQTRAPIANEADNGLRNLRGTISMARSANKDSATSQFFINVADNAFLDHGQRDFGYAVFGKVVKGMDVADKISKVKTENVGPYQNVPVEPITIISAEVIKKP